In a genomic window of Methanogenium sp. S4BF:
- the fen gene encoding flap endonuclease-1, whose product MGVALREVLADYKVPVGWDSLSGTAAIDGNNALYQFLTIIRQPDGTPLMNSEGKVTSHLSGLFFRTARFLEYGLKPVYIFDGKPPDLKSSTIAKRRELRDRAGTAWVQAKEEGDIAESYKQARAASRIDEWVISSSKELLSVMGIPFVDAPSEGEAQAAYMVQKGDLDFSVSQDYDSLLFGVPVLVRNLAVSGKRKFRGRTVVVEPEKLYLSKILEGLKISRENLIEMSILIGTDFNEGIKGIGPKTALKIVQNDAFRKTLEEKAPDFDPRPVMEFFRSPPVTDAYTISWEKPDESAVRDLLCSRYEFSEERVDAVLTKMRTTAGQKRLDQWF is encoded by the coding sequence ATGGGCGTTGCACTACGGGAAGTTCTGGCAGATTACAAAGTGCCGGTGGGGTGGGATTCTCTCTCCGGTACTGCAGCGATAGATGGGAATAATGCGCTATATCAGTTTTTGACCATTATCAGACAGCCGGACGGAACTCCGCTGATGAACAGTGAAGGGAAGGTTACATCGCATCTCTCTGGCCTTTTTTTCCGGACTGCGCGTTTCCTTGAATACGGGCTGAAACCGGTGTATATTTTTGATGGAAAACCACCTGATCTGAAATCGTCAACCATCGCAAAAAGACGGGAATTGCGTGATAGAGCGGGAACTGCATGGGTGCAGGCCAAAGAGGAGGGGGATATTGCCGAGTCCTATAAACAGGCACGCGCTGCTTCCCGTATCGATGAATGGGTGATATCCAGTTCTAAGGAGCTTCTGAGTGTGATGGGCATTCCATTTGTGGATGCTCCCAGTGAGGGTGAGGCACAGGCTGCCTATATGGTGCAGAAGGGTGATCTGGATTTTTCTGTCTCACAGGATTATGATTCACTTTTATTCGGTGTGCCGGTTCTGGTGAGAAATCTGGCTGTCAGTGGCAAACGGAAGTTTCGGGGACGAACGGTTGTTGTTGAGCCGGAAAAACTGTACTTATCAAAGATTCTTGAGGGCCTGAAGATATCACGGGAGAACCTGATTGAAATGAGCATCCTTATCGGGACCGATTTCAATGAAGGAATTAAAGGGATTGGCCCAAAAACAGCACTGAAAATTGTACAGAACGATGCATTCCGGAAAACTCTGGAGGAAAAAGCACCGGACTTTGATCCGCGGCCGGTGATGGAATTTTTCCGTTCCCCGCCGGTGACGGATGCCTATACTATTTCATGGGAAAAACCCGATGAATCCGCCGTCCGTGACCTGCTCTGTTCACGGTATGAATTTTCAGAAGAGCGGGTCGATGCAGTCCTCACAAAGATGCGCACAACGGCTGGTCAGAAGAGACTTGACCAGTGGTTCTGA
- a CDS encoding presenilin family intramembrane aspartyl protease PSH, with protein MNTRQIAPFIGMGVLMVAVQLISLSLTPLMLGAGYEAFEDPGSATNPLYFIVILLIFTGVLLWLIKRGKDFAIKAIIGFSILFIFGYIYSALFLFLLENTLAAWSLTIIATVISGALLYAYPEWYVIDILGVLISGGAAAIFGISLTIMPVLILLVLLAVYDAISVYRTKHMVDLAESVIEMKTPILVVVPKSRSYSYIKEGIGIKDKKEERGAYIMGMGDLIMPNILVVSSFAFLAGAPAIFGITLPTIGAMAGTIIGLAALLWFVSGGKPQAGLPLLNGGAIAGFILLCALTGSWGWIPGM; from the coding sequence ATGAATACGAGACAAATTGCTCCGTTCATCGGGATGGGAGTTCTGATGGTTGCTGTACAGCTTATTTCCCTTTCCCTCACACCACTGATGCTTGGCGCGGGTTATGAGGCATTCGAAGATCCCGGATCCGCGACAAATCCCCTCTACTTTATTGTCATCCTCCTCATATTCACGGGTGTCCTCCTCTGGCTCATAAAGCGCGGCAAGGATTTTGCAATTAAGGCGATTATCGGCTTTTCGATTCTCTTTATCTTTGGATACATCTACAGTGCACTCTTTCTCTTTCTCTTGGAAAACACCCTTGCCGCATGGTCGCTTACCATCATTGCCACTGTTATATCAGGGGCCCTCCTGTATGCCTACCCGGAATGGTATGTCATTGATATTCTTGGTGTTTTGATATCAGGAGGCGCTGCAGCAATATTTGGTATATCCCTTACCATCATGCCGGTTCTGATTCTTCTGGTACTGCTTGCGGTCTACGATGCGATCTCGGTTTACCGAACAAAGCATATGGTTGATCTGGCTGAAAGTGTCATAGAGATGAAAACGCCGATTCTGGTTGTGGTCCCAAAATCACGGAGTTATTCATACATCAAAGAAGGAATCGGAATAAAAGATAAAAAAGAGGAGAGAGGAGCGTATATTATGGGAATGGGAGATCTCATCATGCCAAATATACTGGTCGTTTCTTCCTTTGCTTTCCTGGCCGGCGCACCGGCCATATTTGGCATAACCCTGCCAACCATCGGTGCCATGGCCGGAACCATCATTGGTCTGGCAGCCCTGTTATGGTTTGTATCAGGGGGAAAACCCCAGGCAGGCCTCCCTCTGTTAAACGGGGGAGCGATCGCCGGGTTTATTCTTCTATGTGCATTAACGGGGAGCTGGGGCTGGATTCCCGGTATGTAA
- a CDS encoding GTPase: MEYEKIPTILTADEMLDRAFRKPALVKREKRNKKRADEEFIRSVSKSLSDKLIDTVKRFPTIENLPVFYQEMTDLLFGIDRMRRSLGALSWAAGQVMTIGNEYAWQIRKSEQSSDIRKQGTARIASVIHQIDDELHFLNEARNTLRKLPDVRDDFTIVVAGFPNVGKSSFIRHVSSAEPEVAEYAFTTKQIVVGHCEIGRERIQIVDTPGILDRPAHERNYIEHQALSAITNIADVILFIIDASEVCGYPIDEQLNLLEEIRRMIDIVPIEVVVNKSDLKSLDGYQNMSTASGEGIEEVVDLLLTYRESSPSSPLMHIEE, translated from the coding sequence ATGGAATATGAGAAAATACCGACAATACTAACTGCAGATGAAATGCTTGACCGGGCTTTCCGTAAGCCTGCTCTGGTCAAACGTGAGAAACGTAACAAGAAACGTGCTGATGAAGAATTCATCCGTTCCGTATCCAAATCACTCAGCGATAAACTTATTGACACCGTTAAACGCTTTCCGACAATTGAGAACCTTCCGGTATTTTATCAGGAAATGACCGATCTCCTCTTTGGGATCGACAGAATGCGGCGATCACTCGGTGCATTATCATGGGCCGCCGGTCAGGTAATGACCATTGGAAATGAATACGCATGGCAGATTCGTAAATCGGAACAGTCTTCTGATATTCGCAAACAGGGAACCGCACGAATTGCTTCTGTTATTCACCAGATCGATGATGAACTCCATTTCCTCAATGAAGCACGCAACACTCTCCGAAAGCTTCCCGATGTCAGGGATGACTTCACCATTGTTGTCGCAGGATTCCCGAATGTGGGGAAATCTTCGTTTATCCGGCATGTATCATCAGCTGAACCTGAAGTAGCAGAATACGCGTTTACGACAAAACAGATTGTTGTGGGACATTGTGAAATCGGAAGAGAACGGATTCAGATTGTTGACACCCCTGGCATTCTTGACCGGCCGGCTCATGAACGGAATTATATTGAGCATCAGGCCCTCTCTGCAATCACGAATATCGCAGATGTTATCCTTTTCATCATCGATGCGAGTGAAGTGTGTGGATATCCGATTGATGAACAGCTGAACCTTCTTGAAGAGATCCGGCGGATGATTGATATTGTGCCGATTGAGGTAGTGGTAAACAAATCCGACCTGAAATCCCTTGATGGCTATCAAAACATGTCAACAGCATCCGGAGAAGGAATAGAGGAGGTTGTTGATCTGCTCCTTACATACCGGGAATCCAGCCCCAGCTCCCCGTTAATGCACATAGAAGAATAA
- the cofG gene encoding 7,8-didemethyl-8-hydroxy-5-deazariboflavin synthase subunit CofG: MQRRVVTFSRNAFLPLTTVCCNSCGYCCFKKPPQTGCVMSPDAVRDILQHSARMGCTEALFTFGERPGEVPGFAPYLSEIGYTDFLEYCYDMCTEALAMGMLPHTNAGILTEEEMIRLREVNASMGLMLETTADIPAHRGSPGKAPEVRIGMMEDAGKLKIPFTTGILIGIGESAEDRIESLEVIRDLHNRYGHIQEVIIQNFCPKEGTPMESASYPGVEEMCGIIRSAREILPDDVMVQIPPNLADASYLISCGVDDLGGVSPVTIDYVNPEHPWPQIDELKEIVGDNILKERLCIYQRFVDRGWYDDRLNEIIQRLSNIIEIRNTTEFGDNELHG, from the coding sequence ATGCAGCGGCGTGTGGTAACATTTTCACGCAATGCGTTTCTTCCCCTGACTACAGTCTGTTGTAATTCATGCGGATACTGCTGTTTCAAAAAGCCACCTCAGACGGGATGCGTTATGTCTCCTGATGCTGTCCGTGATATTTTGCAGCACAGCGCCCGTATGGGGTGCACGGAAGCATTGTTTACCTTTGGGGAACGTCCGGGTGAAGTCCCTGGATTTGCTCCGTATCTGTCAGAGATTGGTTACACTGATTTTCTTGAATACTGTTACGATATGTGTACAGAAGCGCTTGCCATGGGCATGCTCCCGCATACGAATGCAGGGATTCTCACTGAAGAAGAGATGATACGCCTGCGTGAGGTGAATGCGAGTATGGGCCTCATGCTTGAGACAACAGCTGACATTCCTGCCCACCGGGGTTCCCCGGGGAAAGCCCCGGAGGTTCGTATTGGTATGATGGAAGATGCCGGAAAGCTAAAAATTCCATTCACTACCGGGATATTAATCGGGATTGGTGAGAGCGCAGAAGATCGTATTGAATCACTGGAAGTAATACGGGATCTCCATAACCGATATGGCCATATTCAGGAGGTCATTATTCAGAATTTCTGTCCGAAAGAGGGTACTCCGATGGAATCTGCTTCGTATCCGGGAGTTGAAGAGATGTGCGGTATCATCCGTTCTGCGCGGGAGATCCTGCCGGACGATGTGATGGTCCAGATCCCTCCAAACCTTGCTGATGCCTCGTATCTTATTTCCTGTGGAGTTGATGATCTGGGTGGTGTTTCACCTGTCACCATTGATTATGTCAACCCGGAACATCCGTGGCCGCAGATTGATGAACTGAAAGAGATTGTCGGAGATAACATTCTGAAAGAACGTCTTTGCATCTATCAGCGGTTTGTTGACAGGGGATGGTATGATGACCGTCTGAATGAAATAATTCAAAGGCTTAGTAACATAATTGAGATACGGAATACAACAGAATTTGGAGATAATGAATTACATGGATGA